Proteins from a genomic interval of Nitrospirota bacterium:
- a CDS encoding MerR family transcriptional regulator produces the protein MALRVKREFSEGERKSLPLFPISVAAELLGTTDQTLRLYEKHGLINPSRRNKNRFYSENDIKWLKCLRDLIHDKKISIEGVKRLLDYAPCWEIMKCTADFRGKCTAFIDNTKPCWEINRMVCKSADDKICNDCVVYLSGIRKKRATSRP, from the coding sequence ATGGCACTAAGAGTCAAAAGAGAATTCAGTGAAGGAGAGAGAAAAAGTCTGCCCCTTTTCCCTATTAGTGTAGCAGCAGAGCTTTTAGGGACAACAGACCAGACCCTCAGGCTTTATGAAAAACATGGGCTCATAAATCCGTCAAGGCGCAATAAAAACAGATTCTATTCAGAAAATGATATAAAATGGCTTAAATGTTTGAGAGACCTGATACACGATAAAAAAATCAGCATCGAGGGAGTCAAGAGGCTGCTTGATTATGCTCCATGCTGGGAGATAATGAAATGCACTGCTGATTTCAGGGGAAAATGCACTGCATTTATAGATAATACAAAACCATGCTGGGAGATTAACCGCATGGTATGTAAAAGCGCAGATGATAAGATATGCAATGATTGTGTTGTCTATCTCTCAGGGATACGGAAAAAAAGAGCGACCAGTAGACCTTAA